The following are encoded together in the Platichthys flesus chromosome 9, fPlaFle2.1, whole genome shotgun sequence genome:
- the b3galt2 gene encoding beta-1,3-galactosyltransferase 2: MQWRRRHCCPIKMTWTIKRSVFRTHVTGLLSLALLFTFFLFFSHQDWLPGRSGLRENPLSNTLKALRSPKVDGNQSSSLRSPWRDGGYVAPKPLLNLSTQQAEGAAGETVGSRMGVMGLGDTMSTNNSLQKEMGVGGTLSAQPYRYILNEPFKCRDTTPFLILLIAAEPSQADARNAIRATWGNESVAMGLGFVRLFLLGVGKSSDTFLQSSIEEESRIHHDIIQQDYQDTYYNLTIKTLMGMNWVATHCPHASYVMKTDSDMFVNTEYLIQKLLKPELPPKHRFFTGYMMRGYAPNRNKDSKWYMAPELYPSERYPIFCSGTGYVFSGDMAELIYQASLGIRRLHLEDVYVGICLAKLRIDPVPPPNEFLFNHWRVSYSSCKYSHLITSHQFQPNELVKYWNHLQSNKHNACINITKEKNGRYRNRRFHGERPP, translated from the coding sequence ATGCAGTGGAGACGGCGGCACTGCTGTCCCATCAAGATGACCTGGACCATCAAGCGTTCAGTCTTTCGGACCCACGTGACTGGCCTCCTCTCGCTGGCTCTGCTCTTcactttcttcttgtttttcagcCACCAGGACTGGCTGCCGGGACGCAGTGGGCTCCGGGAGAACCCACTCAGTAATACACTGAAGGCCCTTCGCAGCCCCAAGGTGGACGGCAACCAAAGCAGCTCCCTGAGGAGCCCGTGGAGGGATGGGGGATATGTAGCGCCAAAGCCTCTGCTCAACCTCAGCACTCAGCAGGCGGAGGGGGCGGCGGGAGAGACCGTCGGAAGCAGGATGGGTGTAATGGGGCTCGGGGACACCATGAGCACCAACAACAGTTTACAGAAGGAGATGGGTGTGGGAGGGACGCTCAGTGCTCAGCCTTACCGCTACATCCTGAACGAGCCCTTCAAGTGCAGGGACACCACGCCCTTCCTCATACTCCTCATTGCTGCAGAGCCCAGCCAGGCCGATGCCCGAAACGCCATCCGTGCGACGTGGGGGAATGAGAGTGTAGCGATGGGCCTGGGGTTTGTCCGTCTCTTTCTGCTCGGAGTAGGAAAGAGCTCTGATACCTTCCTCCAGAGCAGCATCGAGGAAGAGAGCCGCATTCACCATGACATCATTCAACAGGACTACCAGGACACTTACTACAACCTGACCATCAAAACCCTGATGGGCATGAACTGGGTGGCCACCCACTGCCCACACGCCTCCTATGtgatgaagacagacagcgaCATGTTTGTCAACACCGAGTATCTCATCCAAAAGCTGCTGAAGCCCGAGCTGCCTCCCAAGCATCGGTTCTTCACCGGCTACATGATGAGAGGCTATGCGCCAAACAGAAACAAGGACAGCAAGTGGTACATGGCGCCAGAGCTTTACCCGAGCGAGCGCTACCCGATATTCTGCTCGGGCACGGGGTATGTGTTCTCAGGGGACATGGCCGAGCTGATCTACCAGGCCTCTCTCGGCATTCGCAGACTGCACTTGGAGGATGTTTACGTGGGGATCTGCTTGGCGAAGCTGCGCATCGACCCGGTACCCCCACCCAATGAGTTCCTCTTCAACCACTGGCGGGTGTCTTACTCCAGTTGTAAGTACAGCCACCTGATCACGTCGCATCAGTTCCAACCCAATGAACTTGTCAAGTACTGGAACCACTTGCAGAGCAACAAGCACAACGCCTGCATCAACATAACCAAGGAAAAGAATGGCAGGTACCGGAACCGAAGGTTTCACGGAGAGAGGCCTCCATGA